The region GCTATTAGCCGTTCGGCTACCTCACCTTTGATATTGAACTCATTTTGTGTTTTTATACCACACCTTTATCTTTCCAGCAAAAGTACTTTGCGCCACCTACCACACGCAACACCGACAGTATCTCATAGGTATTACACGCTGCTGAAACTTGACTTATTGAGGTTACCTGCATTTCCATATTTGCCTAATTGTACCATAGTTACCTTAATAAATCACACCTAGCTCCGTGCGCAGGTACAGCCAACTAGCCTGGAACAAGCGTAAACCTTAGATATGTTAATGGATCTTTAAATAACTCTGAATGGTTGGCTCCTAGCCATCCATTCCTTTCATAGATCCTGTAACTGATAGAGCTGTATACGTTGTCCATAGAACTTTCTCATACTGATTCTTATCTATATGATTAAGGTGCATTATATTATGTATTCGCTGGAATTATTATAATAATGAACGCTAATTTTTGTATATCTTTAATTTCATTAAATTTTACTATTTGTTTGCAAAAGGTTTCAAGATTCCAGTAATTATAGCCAACAAGGCAGCAATCCTTCACCCACCTTGATTAAAACAGGGTATAAAACAAAGAAACTACCCTTTCGGGCAGTTCTAACATTTTCTATACTTTATTAAAGTTTTAACTTCGTTTCTCAAACTTAACAAAAAAATAAGCAATTAGCCTGAGAAACCGATCAGGGTTTTCACTGCTGAGTTTGGCTCCGGGGGCGGGGTTCGAACCCGCGGCCTAATGGTTAACAGCCATCCGCTCTACCGCTGAGCTACCCCGGAATACATCAGTAATTGTACTGTATCAGTGCAAAATTGTAAAGGCAAGCACGCCAGCTGTTACCGCTTAACAATCGCAAGCGCTTGCCGCAAAATATCGCATTCTTTTTGCGCCGTTTCGTCGCTCATTCCTTCGCGTTTTTTCACTTCATACTCTAAGTGGCTCCACCATGGCTGCTCGGCTACACCCTGCACCACTTCAAGTGTACGCGCTGAATTGTCTTTTTTGACTAGCCAGCCGCGCGCAATAAGCCCATTCACGTGCATAGCGACCGTCGACACGCTTTTGTAGTCAAGCGCGCGCATAATTTCACGAAAACTTGGACTATAGCCGTTTCCTTTGATAAATCCGTCAATAAAATTAAGTAATTCACGCTGCTTTTTTGTGGGATACGTCATATGTTCCTCCGTTATAATTTTTACTACAAACTGCCGCTGCCAGCCCCCACCATACGATTGACACGGTATCATCCGCCCACACCGGCAGTACAATCCCGACAAACGCCAGCCCAACACCGCTCGCCCATAGGCCGACCGCATACCACTGCCGTCGCTGCTTCCATAAACCACACAGCACGAGTGTATAGATCAACACAAACAGAGCGAGTCCCAACCAGCCAACTTCGTGCGCCACCATCACGTATTGATTTTCGATAATGTGCGGCATACTGCCGTACATCGCCGCCGAACCTGTCGTACCGACACCAGCCCCAAGCGGCTGTTGCGTCATACGCGCAATACCCGCCGATAGCGACTTGACATGGTCGTCGTTTGATGTGGTACGCGCGCCTGTTGTTGGATTGTCGTGAATGATAACCGTATGGAAAAACTCTGTATTACGGATCAGATATAGTCCCGCTATGCACATTAACATGATTCCTATGCCCGCTAGCCACACGCGCCGCGAAACTCTACGACCAAACCGAAGCGCCGCAACCAGCCCAACACTACCAGCCGCCGCCACCAGCGCGCTGCGCGAATAGCTCACCCACGCCGCAACCGTTCCGATAGCCGCATAGAACGCCGGTAGCGCCAGCCACCGCTTATCACGCAATTTTTTCGCTCGTATAAGCCACCACGCCGTTGCAATACTGACAACAATAATCGCATACGCGCCAAGCGGATTCGGACCGCGCAGCGTGCTGTTGTAGCGCACAAACGCCGGATTCATGTCGACCAGCATGTACGGCGCAATTGTCGCTTCGTTGTAACCGAGATGCTTCAAAAAATCGACCGGCAATACAAATTGCACCAACAAAAACCCTAGCACAACCGCTGCACCAATCGCCGCCGTATGCCACAACCACGCGCGATACCACGGATTATAGCGCGTAACTACATATATTAGTATGAAATAAGCGATGTAGCGCAAATCAACCATCAGTCCGGCGATTGCCGCTAGTCCACCATTTGCCGCCGGTAGCGCTAACACAATGTGCAGCACGATATACAAGCCGCACAAAATCACGAGCGGATCCCGGCGAAAATCACGCGCTAAACGCTGCCCGTACCGCAGTATAATCAAAAGCGCGGCGATCACCATTAGGATCTCTTTCCAAGCCTTTATACCGAGTGCAACCGCCGGAGCCTTACTGCCAATAAAGACGCTCAGCGGCGCATGAACTACAATTAGCGCCATAATCACAACAAGCAGTCCAGCAATCGTACGGTCCAAGATAGCGCTATACCGCGGCGGCGCCAATCGCAAAATAACCCGTTTCATCTAGTGCTATTATAGCGGAATTGTTATAATGGTGGTACTTATGCCGTCGAGAAATACGAAAGCATACAGCATTTTGTTGATGATTGTCGACGCGATTATATTCGCTATCGTATTCTCTTTGGCGTATTATGTGCGTACGCAGCTTGACCACCGCGCGCTTTTACACGCTGTTTACACAACCGATTATATCGTCAGCTTTTTAGTAATCGCGCCCGTTTGGATTTTGATTTTCGCATCGCTTGGGCTTTATAGCGCAGGCATTTACACGCGCCGGCTCGTCGAGTGGAGCCGCATCATTCTCGGTACATTCATTGGTATTCTGCTCGTGATTGGCTGGGAGTATTTCACGAACATTCATATCTTTCCGGCGCGGCTAGTGGCATCGTACGTGTTCATTGGTTCGACCGCCGCGATTATTATCGTGCGCGAATTAATACGCGATATTCGCCATGAGCTGTTTCGTTATGGACGCGGCGTAAGCCGCGTACTTGTTGTCGGCAACTCCGACGCAACGACCGATATTGCGTTAGCGCTTGGTTCGACGCACAAGTCTGGCTACCAAATTGTTGCGTTCGCCGGTCCAACTCGATTATTGCCGCCGCATCTTGGCATTAATCACTACACGCGCGTTGAAGACGCGCTGCAAGACATTGATAAACTGAATATTACCACCATCATCCAAACCGATTTATACGATAGCGGAACGCGCAATCATAAAATCTTGAGCGCCGCGCAAATCGCACATATTCAGTATAATTTTATTCCTGGCGAGCCTGAGTTCTATACCGGAAAAAACACAATTGACGTATTCCTCGGCTATCCAATGATTACCGTTAGCCAGACGCCGCTGATTGGCTGGGGGGCAGTTTGCAAACGCCTATTTGATTTTATTCTCGTCGTCGCGGCGCTGCCGTTATGGGGCAGCGTTTTACTTATATTATCGATCTTCCAGAAAATTTTTAATCCCGGTCCAGTTTTTTATCGATCCAAGCGCCTCAGCCAGTATTCTAAACCGATTAAATTATATAAATTCCGCACCATGGGCGCGCAATATGGCAAAAAAGACGCCAGCTTAGAATTTGAGGACATGGGGCGACCAGACTTAGCAGACGAGTACCGGCGCAATCACAAAGTCGAAAACGATCCGCGCATTACGCGCTTCGGCAAAATATTGCGCGACACATCGCTTGACGAATTTCCGCAGTTTATTAATGTGCTGCGCGGCGATCTAAGTTTAGTCGGGCCGCGCCCAATCTTGCCGCAAGAGGTCAAGTTCAGTCAATCGCGTACCGCGCTCTTGCATAGCGTTAAATCGGGCGTCACGGGACTGTGGCAAGTGTCAGGACGATCCGACCTGAGTTTCGACGAGCGAATTGAGCTAGAACTATACTACGCGCAAAACTGGAGTTTTTGGCTCGATTTACGCATCCTATTCAAAACAATCGCCGTCGTTGTGCGCAAGACAGGCGCACGGTAAGTCATGACTCGTAAACATCAGCAGCTCATTGCTATTATTGGCCCATCGGGCGCCGGTAAAAGCACGCTTATCAAGCAGTATCTTACGCACCGGCCGTACGCACACATTCACCGTACCGTTACGACACGCCCTGCACGATCACTAAATGACGATTCGCATATATTTGTTGATGACATTACATTTGAGCATATGTTTCATAACGGAGATCTTCTTGGCATGTTTCCTTACGAAGGTTACCGATACGGACTAACGCCAATAAATTATGCAAACGCATCGCTCGTATTTGTCGCTTTGCGCGCACCCGTCGTAGCACAATTTTTATCATTCTATCCTAATACATTTGTCATACAAATTGAAGCACGAACGGAGACTTTATGTAAACGCTTACATATGCGCGGTGATAGTTCACGGGCGCAAGCTACTCAGCTTGAGGCGGAAATTACAAGCGGTAGATCTATCGCAAGCAACATCATATCGACCGATACAGCCGGCGCTTACCATCAGTTTGAAGAATTATGCGATTCATTTCTCTTAACGTGAGATTTCGGCGCAATACACGTTTTGTCATGTTTTGAACTATACAGCCACCACAATGCCATTGCAAACATTGCCGCTGCTACCGCCAAAAGATACACTGATTGAACCATCGGCACATGATAGATAGAGAGTAATCCAGCAAGCAATAGCATAAATACCCACCAGCTCATCAACCGCCCAGCGAGCGCGATGTAAACTAACTGGTCTGCAAGCACATGTTCATAACAACAACGCCATAAACACCACCACGCACCACCGATCACGGAGCTAGCAATCAGCCCAAGTCCAATTTGAAAATGATGGCTAGCAAGCCACATCGCGGCAACACCAATTGCCATCAATCCACCTGAAATGATAAGCGTTGCTTTTGGGCCATGACACACCAGAAACGTTCGTTTACCCGTTGCACGGTCGCCTTTTTCGTCGCGAAAATCTTTCAAAAACAGCCGCCCCATAAACAGCATAAATAAACCTGCGATACTTATCATTATCTCTACTGTCATATGCGATTTCCCAAGCATATACACCAATCCAGCCGGATACAATACATATCCCACCGGTAGTAGTAATAATGCCAGCACACCACGCGCCGATATACGGAACGGGCGCATTGAATAAGCGTAATTCAAAAATAATAGTACTACCGCACACCATACAGATCGCATATCAATTGCCGCCCATAGCCCGATTAATATAATTTCTAAAAAGTGTAATATCGTCCATAACGTTTTGCTATCGCTTGACTGATTGACAAGAGGTCGGTCGGATGCATCATCGCGATGCGTTAAGTTAATCATATCAACTTCATAATCGCTCAAATCATTCACTGCTACTGCATGCATATACCAACACGAGATCAAGACAACAATTACCGTTAATTGCCACCACGAAGGCAGGTCGCCGCATACTATCATCCACACAAGCAGTGTCTGTAAAATCAAAAGTGTCGCTGTTTTTGGGCGCAGTAGTTGCCATAACACGCGCCCATACCGCAGAATTATCACTATAGACATTTCGAGCTTCGCGCACACGCAACTGCTTGATTTGTCATCAAAAATAACACAACTACCCACACAAGCCCCATAATGCCGCCGCTTAGTATACCAACAAGCGCAGCAGCACGTAGACCAGCCTCCGGCGCACTAAGTTGCACGTCAGCAAGTGCCGAGGTGTATGACTTTATCTCTGGATTATTTGTGCTCGCTTCGTAAAGATAACAGTACACTTGTCGCGAACAGCGCAACTGTTTAAAAAGAAAACCGAGGCAGATCACCGGCGCTAGTACCCCAGCGCAACAAAATACCGAAATAAAGACGACTGCGCCAATGAGCGTCGACGCCGCACCGCGCGCCAAAAGCTCACTAATCAGCACCATCACGATAATTGACGTTACTATAAATGCCGCAACAACACTGTAATATATTAGATACGCCGTGCGTGTCGTATGCCCTATTATCGTTTGAAAATCGCGTTTTATCTGTTGATCAATCATGGGGTCGCTCATTATTTTTTGCGTTGCTGCCAGCACGCCACGCCGAACGCTAAAACCTGAACTTGCCAGTACTATACCTATTGCAATACCTGTTAGATTGATGAGGGCAATGACATCCATTACTATTTTAAGTATATCCAATTACTAAGCAAAAAACTAGCCGAATACCGCCACAAAACGGTATACTATCATTATGGCTACTCCGAAAATTGCGATCGTGTGCGAATTTCTCACCGTGATGGGCGGCGCCGAGAATGTCGTGCTTGCGATGCACGAAGCCTTCCCTAGTGCGCCGATTTATACCGCGCTATACAAGCCCGAAGCTGTGCCCGCGTTCAACCACGCCGATGTACGCACATCAAAATTACAAAAATTACCAAAATTCCTGCGCAAAACACACCGGCTATTTCCAACGCTCGCAGTCAAGGCATTTCAAGAATTTGATTTAAGCGAGTTTGACATTATTCTTACAAGCGCTTATTTGAATGCGAACCAGATCAAAAAATCGCGTCCCGGGCAAAAAATTATTTCGTATTGCCATACGCCCGCGCGCTACTACTGGAGCCACTATGATTTATACCGCAAGCAACCCGGGTTCGGCATGCTTAATCCAGTCATACGAGCGCTGATGCCGATTCTCGTACCGCACCAGCGAAAACTTGACTACGAAGCAGCGCAGCGCGTGGACGTTTGGATTGCCAACAGCACCGAAACGCAAAAGCGCATCAAAACCTATTACGGCAAGCAGGCAACCGTCATTCACCCGCCAGTTGAGACAAATCGATTCACGCCCGCCCGTACGCGCAGCGATTACTACGTCACGCTGGGACGCCAGCTGCCGAATAAACGATTTGATTTGGCGGTGGCGGCATGCACGGAATTAGGCGTACCGCTCAAAGTATTCGGCAAAGGAGAAATGCACGACGAACTGCGCAAAATCGCTGGTCCAACGATTGAGTTTTACACCGACCGCTTCGGCGACGCCTCCGACGAAGCCGTTGAACGTGCGCTCAATCACGCAAAAGGTTTTGTTTTCCCAAGCGACGAAGATTTCGGCATTGTAAGCGTTGAAGCCCTCGCCGCCGGCGCACCTGTTATCGGCTATGATAGCGCTGGCACGCGCGATATCGTCACCCAAGGAGAGACTGGCGTGCTCTTCGCCCGCCAAACCGTCGACGATGTCGCCGAAGCGATAAAACGCGCCGAAACAATTCGTTGGTTCCCGAGCAAACTCAACCGCACAGCACGGCGATTCGACAAGTCGCTCTTCCTCACAAAACTACGCAAAGTTGTATACGACCAGTGGCGATAACTATTCGTTGCCTGTTGCCCGATTAATACGCGTCGATGAGTCGGGTTTACCCGCA is a window of Candidatus Saccharimonadaceae bacterium ML1 DNA encoding:
- a CDS encoding glycosyltransferase — translated: MATPKIAIVCEFLTVMGGAENVVLAMHEAFPSAPIYTALYKPEAVPAFNHADVRTSKLQKLPKFLRKTHRLFPTLAVKAFQEFDLSEFDIILTSAYLNANQIKKSRPGQKIISYCHTPARYYWSHYDLYRKQPGFGMLNPVIRALMPILVPHQRKLDYEAAQRVDVWIANSTETQKRIKTYYGKQATVIHPPVETNRFTPARTRSDYYVTLGRQLPNKRFDLAVAACTELGVPLKVFGKGEMHDELRKIAGPTIEFYTDRFGDASDEAVERALNHAKGFVFPSDEDFGIVSVEALAAGAPVIGYDSAGTRDIVTQGETGVLFARQTVDDVAEAIKRAETIRWFPSKLNRTARRFDKSLFLTKLRKVVYDQWR
- a CDS encoding O-antigen ligase family protein is translated as MKRVILRLAPPRYSAILDRTIAGLLVVIMALIVVHAPLSVFIGSKAPAVALGIKAWKEILMVIAALLIILRYGQRLARDFRRDPLVILCGLYIVLHIVLALPAANGGLAAIAGLMVDLRYIAYFILIYVVTRYNPWYRAWLWHTAAIGAAVVLGFLLVQFVLPVDFLKHLGYNEATIAPYMLVDMNPAFVRYNSTLRGPNPLGAYAIIVVSIATAWWLIRAKKLRDKRWLALPAFYAAIGTVAAWVSYSRSALVAAAGSVGLVAALRFGRRVSRRVWLAGIGIMLMCIAGLYLIRNTEFFHTVIIHDNPTTGARTTSNDDHVKSLSAGIARMTQQPLGAGVGTTGSAAMYGSMPHIIENQYVMVAHEVGWLGLALFVLIYTLVLCGLWKQRRQWYAVGLWASGVGLAFVGIVLPVWADDTVSIVWWGLAAAVCSKNYNGGTYDVSHKKAA
- a CDS encoding sugar transferase, encoding MVVLMPSRNTKAYSILLMIVDAIIFAIVFSLAYYVRTQLDHRALLHAVYTTDYIVSFLVIAPVWILIFASLGLYSAGIYTRRLVEWSRIILGTFIGILLVIGWEYFTNIHIFPARLVASYVFIGSTAAIIIVRELIRDIRHELFRYGRGVSRVLVVGNSDATTDIALALGSTHKSGYQIVAFAGPTRLLPPHLGINHYTRVEDALQDIDKLNITTIIQTDLYDSGTRNHKILSAAQIAHIQYNFIPGEPEFYTGKNTIDVFLGYPMITVSQTPLIGWGAVCKRLFDFILVVAALPLWGSVLLILSIFQKIFNPGPVFYRSKRLSQYSKPIKLYKFRTMGAQYGKKDASLEFEDMGRPDLADEYRRNHKVENDPRITRFGKILRDTSLDEFPQFINVLRGDLSLVGPRPILPQEVKFSQSRTALLHSVKSGVTGLWQVSGRSDLSFDERIELELYYAQNWSFWLDLRILFKTIAVVVRKTGAR
- the lexA gene encoding LexA DNA bind domain-containing protein yields the protein MTYPTKKQRELLNFIDGFIKGNGYSPSFREIMRALDYKSVSTVAMHVNGLIARGWLVKKDNSARTLEVVQGVAEQPWWSHLEYEVKKREGMSDETAQKECDILRQALAIVKR
- the menA gene encoding 1,4-dihydroxy-2-naphthoate octaprenyltransferase, translating into MSIVIILRYGRVLWQLLRPKTATLLILQTLLVWMIVCGDLPSWWQLTVIVVLISCWYMHAVAVNDLSDYEVDMINLTHRDDASDRPLVNQSSDSKTLWTILHFLEIILIGLWAAIDMRSVWCAVVLLFLNYAYSMRPFRISARGVLALLLLPVGYVLYPAGLVYMLGKSHMTVEIMISIAGLFMLFMGRLFLKDFRDEKGDRATGKRTFLVCHGPKATLIISGGLMAIGVAAMWLASHHFQIGLGLIASSVIGGAWWCLWRCCYEHVLADQLVYIALAGRLMSWWVFMLLLAGLLSIYHVPMVQSVYLLAVAAAMFAMALWWLYSSKHDKTCIAPKSHVKRNESHNSSN
- the phnN gene encoding Ribose 1,5-bisphosphate phosphokinase PhnN, which translates into the protein MTRKHQQLIAIIGPSGAGKSTLIKQYLTHRPYAHIHRTVTTRPARSLNDDSHIFVDDITFEHMFHNGDLLGMFPYEGYRYGLTPINYANASLVFVALRAPVVAQFLSFYPNTFVIQIEARTETLCKRLHMRGDSSRAQATQLEAEITSGRSIASNIISTDTAGAYHQFEELCDSFLLT